A genomic window from Mesorhizobium sp. CAU 1732 includes:
- a CDS encoding TRAP transporter substrate-binding protein — protein sequence MDRRSFITKAGFAGAGAVAASTLAAPAIAQGNQTWRMVTTWPKNFPGLGVGAQRLGDRITAASGGRLTIQVYSAGELVPPLQSLDAVIEGSAEMSHGAAYYWQNKSAGLSFFTGVPYGMTSRELTAWVRHLGGQEIWDEIYDQFGVQAFLSGDTGTQAGGWFRNELTGVSDIQGLRFRTPGLGGQVWEKLGASVTNMAAGEIFQALQSGTLDAAEFVGPYNDLALGFYQIAKNYYFPSFIEPGLATELVVDKAKFQELPADLQAIVKDACAAEYDNVAADFAANDPRALQTLVNDHGVKVLPFPDEILEAGAVAAKEVMTGLLDSSDALTKKTAESFVSALNIVRQKTEGTDSLFIQAREKYFHI from the coding sequence ATGGATCGTCGTTCGTTTATCACAAAGGCTGGCTTTGCCGGTGCGGGTGCTGTCGCCGCGTCCACGCTCGCCGCGCCTGCAATCGCACAGGGCAACCAGACCTGGCGCATGGTCACCACATGGCCGAAGAACTTTCCCGGTCTCGGTGTCGGCGCGCAGCGTCTTGGTGACCGCATCACGGCAGCATCGGGCGGCCGTCTGACCATTCAGGTCTATTCCGCAGGCGAACTCGTGCCGCCGCTTCAGTCGCTCGACGCAGTCATCGAAGGTTCGGCCGAGATGAGCCACGGCGCTGCCTATTACTGGCAGAACAAAAGCGCCGGCCTCTCCTTCTTCACCGGCGTTCCCTACGGCATGACCTCGCGCGAGTTAACCGCGTGGGTTCGCCACCTCGGCGGCCAGGAAATCTGGGACGAAATCTACGACCAGTTCGGGGTTCAGGCATTTCTGTCGGGTGATACCGGCACGCAGGCCGGCGGCTGGTTCCGCAACGAACTGACCGGCGTGTCCGATATCCAAGGCCTTCGCTTCCGCACGCCCGGCCTTGGCGGCCAGGTGTGGGAGAAGCTTGGCGCATCCGTCACCAACATGGCGGCCGGCGAAATCTTCCAGGCTCTCCAGTCCGGGACGCTCGACGCGGCCGAGTTCGTGGGTCCCTACAACGACCTGGCACTCGGTTTCTACCAGATCGCCAAGAACTACTACTTCCCGAGCTTCATCGAGCCGGGCCTGGCGACCGAGCTGGTCGTCGACAAGGCGAAATTCCAGGAACTGCCGGCCGATCTTCAGGCGATCGTCAAGGATGCCTGTGCGGCTGAATACGACAACGTCGCTGCTGACTTCGCCGCGAACGATCCGCGCGCGCTCCAGACGCTCGTCAACGATCACGGCGTGAAGGTTCTGCCGTTCCCCGACGAGATCCTCGAGGCGGGTGCGGTTGCGGCCAAGGAGGTCATGACGGGCCTGCTGGACTCCAGCGACGCCCTGACCAAGAAGACCGCCGAGAGCTTCGTTTCGGCGCTCAACATCGTTCGCCAGAAGACCGAAGGCACCGACTCGCTCTTCATCCAGGCGCGCGAGAAGTACTTCCATATCTGA